The Drosophila innubila isolate TH190305 chromosome 3R unlocalized genomic scaffold, UK_Dinn_1.0 2_E_3R, whole genome shotgun sequence genome has a segment encoding these proteins:
- the LOC117792864 gene encoding ras-related protein Rab-7a-like isoform X2: protein MSYRYKPLLKVLILGDLCVGKTALMHRYVNKTFTNVYRITIGADFSTKDIVINDRLITMQIWDTAGQERFQSLGTAFYRGADSCILVFDVTDRKSFKNLESWRDEFLILANPKGPGRFPFMVLGNKVDKEERQVSMNEAQQWCKMHGIPYFETSAKDGSSVNLAFETIAKRVLEVEENEEHDDDIADSCIVLDEKPKSQTKCICK, encoded by the exons ATGTCGTATCGCTATAAACCGCTGCTGAAAGTCCTGATCTTGGGAGACTTGTGTGTTGGAAAGACAGCATTGATGCATCGATATGTGAATAAAACCTTTACCAATGTATATAGAATAACGATTGGAGCGGACTTTAGCACCAAGGACATTGTTATAAATGATCGCCTTATCACAATGCAG ATTTGGGATACAGCCGGGCAGGAAAGATTCCAATCACTGGGTACGGCATTCTACCGAGGAGCTGATTCCTGTATTCTCGTCTTTGATGTAACGGATCGAAAGTCGTTCAAGAATCTTGAATCATGGCGGGATGAGTTCTTAATACTGGCCAATCCAAAGGGTCCAGGACGCTTTCCCTTCATGGTGCTGGGAAATAAAGTGGACAAGGAAGAGCGTCAA GTCTCAATGAATGAAGCTCAACAGTGGTGCAAAATGCACGGCATTCCTTACTTTGAGACCTCGGCGAAGGATGGAAGCAGCGTGAATCTAGCCTTTGAGACGATCGCAAAAAGGGTCTTGGAAGTGGAGGAAAATGAAGAGCACGACGACGACATAGCCGATTCTTGCATAGTTTTAGATGAAAAGCCTAAGAGTCAAACAAAGTGTATATGCAAATAA
- the LOC117792865 gene encoding ras-related protein Rab-7a-like — MATRKKSLLKVIILGDSSVGKTSLMNQYVNKRFSNQYKATIGADFCTKEVVVNDRVVTMQIWDTAGQERFQSLGVAFYRGADCCVLVYDVTAPNSFKNLDSWRDEFLIQASPRDPEHFPFVVLGNKVDLDNRQVSTRRAQQWCQSKNDIPYYETSAKEGINVEMAFQTIAKNALEQETEAELINDFPDQIRLNSDNNRPGNADNCQC, encoded by the exons aTGGCCACCCGAAAGAAATCTCTGCTGAAAGTCATCATATTGGGTGACAGCAGTGTTGGCAAAACGTCACTCATGAATCAATATGTAAACAAACGCTTCTCCAATCAGTATAAAGCAACGATCGGAGCCGATTTCTGTACGAAAGAGGTTGTCGTTAACGACCGCGTCGTAACAATGCAG ATTTGGGACACGGCTGGCCAGGAGCGCTTCCAATCCCTCGGTGTGGCCTTTTATCGTGGTGCCGATTGCTGTGTCCTGGTCTACGATGTGACGGCGCCAAACTCATTCAAGAATCTGGACTCGTGGCGTGATGAGTTCTTAATACAGGCGAGTCCAAGGGATCCCGAGCATTTCCCCTTTGTGGTGCTGGGCAACAAAGTGGACTTGGATAATCGTCAG GTATCTACACGTCGTGCACAGCAATGGTGCCAATCGAAAAACGATATACCCTATTATGAGACGTCAGCCAAGGAGGGCATCAACGTTGAGATGGCGTTTCAAACCATAGCAAAGAATGCGCTGGAGCAAGAGACGGAG GCTGAACTCATCAACGATTTTCCCGATCAAATACGCTTGAATTCTGATAATAATCGTCCAGGCAACGCTGACAATTGTCAATGCTAA